One part of the Alligator mississippiensis isolate rAllMis1 chromosome 3, rAllMis1, whole genome shotgun sequence genome encodes these proteins:
- the MCIDAS gene encoding multicilin: protein MQGGRKAFGSLCPNRVQDLAGRLGRKPGRKVRGPRAGAGPAPGCVPARPPQHAPAPAPPRVGPVAVYAEPPADAVDAGESGGSGAGAEQRPRGRLPGRAQPAPLALPAALAAIDWQDLADCTSLLQREASGAAAAQQAPCLQPELSFDFQEFRDAVSTFLPDPTDLMPPPLDAAGFSFPLSDGSAFSPCLQTAPGASIPQPSLPGAAPAEQYWKEVADHNQRALGDALVENSQLHVTLSQKQEEITSLKEKNVQLKELASQAKQLASVLNRLLVQQAQEAPDASHPKGSVKRSLEDLFATGQEGCEGVDEILQEISDKCHAALQTLDESKDMKRLRLQVEECQAIPLHGAFNGLETCCSQSSVELGDSELEEGLAFRTSIKEHGTIRTLAFPQGNAFTIRTATGGYKFRWVPS, encoded by the exons ATGCAGGGTGGCAGGAAAGCCTTCGGCAGCCTCTGCCCCAACAGGGTGCAGGACCTGGCGGGCCGGCTGGGCAGGAAGCCGGGCAGGAAGGTGCGGGGCCCGAGGGCAGGGGCCGGCCCGGCGCCCGGGTGCGTGCCCGCGCGCCCCCCCCAGcacgcgcccgcgcccgcgcccccGCGGGTCGGCCCCGTCGCGGTGTACGCGGAGCCGCCCGCCGACGCCGTGGATGCGGGTGAGTCGGGcggcagcggggcaggggccgAGCAGCGCCCGCGGGGCCGCCTCCCGGGCCGGGCTCAGCCCGCTCCTCTCGCTCTCCCCGCAGCGCTCGCCGCCATCGACTGGCAGGACCTGGCGGACTGCACCTCGCTGCTACAGCGGGAGGCGTCGGGCGCGGCGGCCGCGCAGCAG gctccctgcctgcagcccgaGCTCAGCTTCGACTTCCAGGAGTTCAGAGATGCTGTCAGCACTTTCCTTCCTG ACCCTACTGACCTGATGCCACCTCCACTGGATGCTGCTGGGTTCAGCTTCCCACTGAGTGATGGATCTGCCTTCAGCCCCTGCCTTCAGACTGCGCCAGGTGCCTCCATCCCGCAACCCAGCCTACCGGGTGCTGCCCCGGCAGAGCAGTACTGGAAGGAGGTGGCAGACCACAACCAGAGAGCGCTGGGAGATGCGCTGGTGGAAAACAGCCAG CTCCACGTCACCTTATCCCAGAAGCAAGAGGAGATCACATCCCTGAAGGAGAAGAACGTGCAGCTGAAGGAGTTGGCTAGCCAGGCCAAGCAGCTGGCCTCAGTGCTTAAT AGACTGTTGGTCCAGCAGGCCCAGGAAGCACCAGATGCTTCCCACCCTAAGGGATCAGTGAAGAGGAGCCTGGAGGACCTGTTTGCCACCGGCCAGGAGGGCTGCGAGGGGGTAGACGAGATCCTGCAGGAGATCTCAGACAagtgccatgctgccctgcagaCGCTTGATGAGAGCAAGGATATGAAGCGTCTACGGCTCCAGGTTGAGGAGTGCCAGGCCATCCCTCTGCATGGAGCCTTCAACGGGCTGGAGACATGTTGCAGCCagagctctgtggagctgggtgaCAGTGAGCTGGAGGAAGGCTTAGCTTTCAGGACCTCCATCAAGGAGCATGGCACAATCCGGACCCTGGCATTCCCTCAGGGCAATGCTTTCACAATCAGGACAGCAACTGGGGGCTACAAGTTCAGATGGGTCCCCAGCTGA
- the CCNO gene encoding cyclin-O isoform X1 — MVRPGRPSLPEPGAEDVTPEERSEPPGAAARLRAPLKQGPLPPPPAPCRGPAATCGRLELRDFRDYGDSWYRWRKGLEGRFHPRQPLAGQPQVTAEARCRLVSWLIPVHRHFGLSFEALCLAVNTLDRFLSTTPVAADCFQLLGVTALLIACKQVEVHPPRVKQLLALCCDSFTRQQLCNLECIILHKLHFNLAAPTIGCFLEHFTQVRMEAGEAHAEEASNAKTLARGVAELSLADYAFNKYVPSLLAVCTLGLADQMLCHQNPLDLKISGYPQGVLQDCMDKLLLLVSLNGDSLSHVLPQEFSQSCLELGS, encoded by the exons ATGGTGCGGCCGGGCCGGCCCAGCCTGCCCGAGCCGGGCGCCGAGGACGTGACGCCGGAGGAGCGGTCCGAGCCCCCCGGCGCCGCCGCCCGCCTCCGCGCGCCGCTCAAGCAGGGCCCGCTGccgccaccccccgccccctgccgcGGCCCGGCCGCCACGTGCGGCCGCCTGGAGCTGCGGGACTTCCGCGACTACGGGGACAGCTGGTACCGCTGGCGCAAGGGGCTGGAGGGCCGCTTCCACCCGCGCCAGCCGCTCGCCGGGCAGCCGCAA GTGACGGCCGAGGCCCGCTGCAGGCTGGTGAGCTGGCTCATCCCGGTGCACCGCCACTTCGGCCTGTCCTTCGAGGCGCTGTGCCTGGCCGTGAACACGCTGGACCGCTTCCTCAGCACCACCCCCGTGGCGGCCGactgcttccagctgctgggaGTCACTGCCCTCCTCATCGCCTGCAAGCAG GTGGAAGTGCACCCGCCCAGAGTGAAGCAGCTCCTCGCCCTTTGCTGCGACTCCTTCACCcgccagcagctctgcaacctGGAGTGCATCATCCTGCACAAGCTGCACTTCAACCTGGCCGCGCCGACTATCGGCTGCTTCTTGGAGCATTTCACCCAGGTGCGTatggaggctggggaagcccaTGCCGAGGAGGCCAGCAATGCCAAAACCCTGGCCAGAGGTGTGGCTGAACTGAGCCTGGCAGACTATGCTTTTAACAAGTATGTGCCCTCCCTGCTGGCCGTTTGTACCCTAGGGCTGGCCGATCAGATGCTGTGCCACCAAAACCCGCTGGACCTAAAAATAAGTGGCTACCCGCAGGGGGTTTTACAGGACTGCATGGACAAACTGCTCTTACTGGTGTCTCTGAATGGAGATTCTTTATCCCACGTGCTACCCCAGGAGTTTTCCCAGAGCTGCCTGGAGCTGGGAAGCTAG
- the CCNO gene encoding cyclin-O isoform X2: MVRPGRPSLPEPGAEDVTPEERSEPPGAAARLRAPLKQGPLPPPPAPCRGPAATCGRLELRDFRDYGDSWYRWRKGLEGRFHPRQPLAGQPQVTAEARCRLVSWLIPVHRHFGLSFEALCLAVNTLDRFLSTTPVAADCFQLLGVTALLIACKQVEVHPPRVKQLLALCCDSFTRQQLCNLECIILHKLHFNLAAPTIGCFLEHFTQGWPIRCCATKTRWT; encoded by the exons ATGGTGCGGCCGGGCCGGCCCAGCCTGCCCGAGCCGGGCGCCGAGGACGTGACGCCGGAGGAGCGGTCCGAGCCCCCCGGCGCCGCCGCCCGCCTCCGCGCGCCGCTCAAGCAGGGCCCGCTGccgccaccccccgccccctgccgcGGCCCGGCCGCCACGTGCGGCCGCCTGGAGCTGCGGGACTTCCGCGACTACGGGGACAGCTGGTACCGCTGGCGCAAGGGGCTGGAGGGCCGCTTCCACCCGCGCCAGCCGCTCGCCGGGCAGCCGCAA GTGACGGCCGAGGCCCGCTGCAGGCTGGTGAGCTGGCTCATCCCGGTGCACCGCCACTTCGGCCTGTCCTTCGAGGCGCTGTGCCTGGCCGTGAACACGCTGGACCGCTTCCTCAGCACCACCCCCGTGGCGGCCGactgcttccagctgctgggaGTCACTGCCCTCCTCATCGCCTGCAAGCAG GTGGAAGTGCACCCGCCCAGAGTGAAGCAGCTCCTCGCCCTTTGCTGCGACTCCTTCACCcgccagcagctctgcaacctGGAGTGCATCATCCTGCACAAGCTGCACTTCAACCTGGCCGCGCCGACTATCGGCTGCTTCTTGGAGCATTTCACCCAG GGCTGGCCGATCAGATGCTGTGCCACCAAAACCCGCTGGACCTAA